Proteins co-encoded in one Meiothermus sp. genomic window:
- the cmr4 gene encoding type III-B CRISPR module RAMP protein Cmr4: MQTKAFFLQALTPVHPGTGQVSGSVIDLPVAREAATGFPLIPASSLKGVLRDGRADEAANKVFGSLEQMGELTLTDARLLLLPVRSYAGTFALITCPLVLQRWQRDAEALGLSSKLSQPSITGEEALAGSAIQYNNQVILEDIDLKVKGSSEALAKAISGLLFGKEEPDLMERLALVSNDVFSYFCQTGLEVIARVRLESASKTVASGALWYEEAIPAEAVFSSFALAKDAAHFAELHRRPYLQIGGEASVGRGLLRVLGGV; encoded by the coding sequence ATGCAGACTAAAGCTTTTTTTCTACAGGCCCTGACCCCGGTGCACCCCGGCACTGGGCAGGTTTCGGGCTCGGTGATTGACCTGCCGGTGGCCCGCGAAGCAGCCACAGGTTTTCCGCTGATTCCCGCCAGCAGCCTCAAGGGGGTGCTGCGCGATGGGCGCGCGGATGAAGCGGCCAATAAGGTCTTTGGCTCGCTGGAGCAGATGGGCGAACTTACCCTCACCGATGCCCGTCTGCTGCTGCTGCCGGTGCGTTCTTATGCTGGAACCTTCGCGCTCATCACCTGCCCGCTGGTGCTCCAGCGCTGGCAGCGCGATGCCGAAGCCCTGGGCCTATCGTCGAAACTATCTCAACCAAGCATCACCGGTGAGGAAGCCCTGGCCGGGAGCGCCATCCAGTACAACAACCAGGTGATTCTGGAGGACATCGACCTGAAGGTAAAAGGCTCCTCTGAAGCGCTGGCTAAGGCCATCAGCGGGCTGCTGTTTGGCAAAGAGGAGCCAGACCTGATGGAGCGCCTGGCCCTGGTGAGCAACGATGTGTTCAGCTACTTTTGCCAGACCGGCCTCGAGGTCATTGCACGGGTGCGCCTCGAGAGCGCAAGCAAAACCGTCGCCAGCGGGGCTTTGTGGTACGAGGAGGCCATTCCTGCCGAGGCCGTTTTCTCGAGCTTTGCCCTTGCCAAAGACGCGGCGCACTTTGCCGAGCTGCACCGGCGCCCCTACCTCCAGATAGGGGGCGAGGCCAGTGTGGGGCGCGGTTTGCTGCGGGTGCTGGGGGGTGTGTAG
- the cmr5 gene encoding type III-B CRISPR module-associated protein Cmr5, translating into MPQTRNQKDMKRALELVSSLEQADPELKRIYGGLCHSFPVMVLQSGLCQAVAFSADKASGEGPRARAHQKLLEHLGAILEVEGDLLAHLHEAPTTAYMHHTRRVLEAWVYFKRFAKSVLKVEAGGDDEGR; encoded by the coding sequence ATGCCCCAAACCCGCAACCAGAAGGATATGAAGCGGGCCCTGGAGCTGGTGAGCAGCCTGGAGCAGGCCGACCCCGAACTCAAGAGAATCTACGGCGGCCTGTGCCACAGCTTCCCGGTGATGGTGCTGCAGAGCGGGCTGTGCCAGGCAGTGGCCTTTAGCGCCGACAAAGCCAGCGGCGAAGGCCCGCGGGCCCGGGCCCACCAGAAGCTGCTCGAGCACCTGGGGGCCATCCTCGAGGTTGAAGGCGACCTGCTGGCGCATCTGCATGAGGCCCCTACCACGGCCTACATGCACCACACCCGGCGGGTGCTGGAGGCCTGGGTCTACTTCAAGCGCTTTGCTAAAAGCGTTCTGAAGGTCGAGGCAGGAGGCGACGATGAGGGCCGCTAG
- a CDS encoding putative CRISPR-associated protein, giving the protein MSTVILTTVGTSLLTNAKKALKENPTDQEILNYLQADPQKACAETNSLSRILQAGDEIVLLYSATEEGRKAAHLLRQYFLQANVPCGLVEIGGLAYEAKGFVDFGLKNFVRTLAGEIRKAAKRQREIIINATGGFKAEISYATVLGLVFKVPVCYIHEQFKEIAILPPTPIGWDSSLFVWYADFFDWLSAGEAGLRPKAEAESRAALLPEEAHVLLEEFEFEGQLYLGLSPLGEAYLEAFKNELEQAQGVPIYLYRQARRELEKLEPATQERYHRLLQRLRLPNRAALSEFKSGGGDALGYPKGQVDERLFYTEKDGKLYVFALTRHGPEYEKMCREGFRWSNYSEEDFEPWEG; this is encoded by the coding sequence GTGAGCACCGTCATCCTTACCACCGTAGGCACCAGTCTGCTTACTAACGCCAAGAAGGCTCTCAAGGAGAACCCTACAGATCAGGAGATCCTGAACTACCTGCAGGCAGATCCCCAAAAGGCCTGTGCTGAGACCAACTCCCTTTCGCGCATTTTGCAGGCTGGAGACGAGATCGTCTTGTTGTATAGTGCCACCGAGGAAGGCCGTAAGGCAGCGCATTTGCTGCGGCAATATTTCCTGCAAGCCAACGTACCCTGTGGATTGGTTGAGATTGGGGGCCTGGCTTACGAGGCAAAGGGCTTTGTGGACTTTGGCCTAAAAAACTTCGTTCGCACCCTGGCCGGAGAGATTCGCAAAGCAGCAAAAAGACAAAGGGAGATTATCATCAACGCCACAGGAGGCTTCAAGGCTGAGATCTCCTACGCCACCGTTCTGGGCTTGGTCTTCAAGGTTCCAGTCTGCTATATTCACGAACAGTTCAAGGAAATTGCCATCCTCCCACCTACACCCATCGGCTGGGATAGCAGCCTTTTTGTCTGGTACGCCGATTTTTTCGATTGGCTGAGTGCGGGAGAAGCTGGGCTGCGGCCTAAAGCGGAGGCAGAGTCCAGAGCCGCTTTGCTCCCCGAAGAGGCCCACGTGCTTCTCGAGGAATTTGAGTTTGAGGGACAGCTATACCTTGGCCTGTCGCCACTGGGCGAAGCTTACCTGGAAGCCTTCAAGAATGAGCTCGAGCAGGCCCAGGGCGTACCCATCTACCTTTACAGACAGGCCCGGCGAGAACTTGAAAAGCTGGAACCCGCCACCCAGGAGCGCTACCACAGGCTACTCCAGCGTCTGCGCTTGCCCAACCGCGCGGCCCTCAGCGAATTCAAAAGTGGCGGAGGCGATGCCCTGGGCTATCCCAAAGGCCAGGTGGACGAGCGGCTTTTTTATACCGAGAAAGACGGCAAGCTTTATGTGTTTGCCCTGACCCGCCACGGCCCCGAATACGAAAAGATGTGCCGGGAAGGCTTTCGCTGGAGCAACTATTCCGAAGAAGACTTTGAACCCTGGGAAGGCTAG
- the cas4 gene encoding CRISPR-associated protein Cas4: MYELDDVFPEIIPAPSLPQEPLPLSALAQYTYCPRRAALILLEGEWEDNEFTLRGTRAHENVDIPQGLLREGVWVERSLPLWSERLGLTGRADVVEFVEGVPYPVEYKVGRRWPRELARKAAEVQLCAQALCLEEMFGQSVMEGALFSKSSQRRRVVQFTPELRATTLATISALRKLLQQEHLPPPAADERCKHCSLLGVCMPEVPQALQAWQARQTS; the protein is encoded by the coding sequence ATGTATGAACTGGACGATGTATTTCCCGAAATAATCCCGGCACCCTCCCTGCCCCAGGAGCCCCTACCCCTGAGCGCCCTGGCCCAGTACACCTACTGCCCCCGCCGGGCGGCCCTGATTCTGCTCGAGGGCGAGTGGGAGGACAACGAGTTCACCCTGCGCGGTACGCGCGCCCACGAGAACGTAGACATCCCGCAGGGCTTGCTGCGCGAGGGGGTTTGGGTGGAGCGGAGCCTGCCCTTGTGGTCGGAGCGGCTGGGGCTTACGGGCCGGGCCGATGTGGTGGAGTTTGTGGAGGGCGTGCCCTACCCGGTGGAGTACAAGGTGGGCCGGCGCTGGCCCCGCGAGCTGGCCCGCAAAGCCGCCGAGGTGCAGCTTTGCGCCCAGGCTCTGTGCCTGGAAGAGATGTTCGGCCAGAGCGTGATGGAGGGGGCGCTGTTCAGCAAATCGAGCCAGCGCCGCCGGGTGGTGCAGTTTACCCCCGAGCTGCGCGCGACCACCCTCGCCACCATCAGCGCGTTGCGCAAGCTGTTGCAGCAGGAGCACCTGCCTCCACCCGCTGCCGACGAACGCTGCAAACACTGCTCCCTCCTGGGGGTGTGCATGCCTGAGGTGCCGCAGGCCCTGCAGGCCTGGCAAGCCCGACAAACATCATGA
- a CDS encoding metal ABC transporter substrate-binding protein, with the protein MRSILRTGLVLVLGLGIAQASTLSVSATTGFLADMVRNVGGSRVSVVQVVPDGSDPHSFEPRPSVVRAIAGSRVLFANGLSLEPFLEKLEAQLPAGARVVKLAEGMPNLIEVAENEPHQEAEHAHEHGTYDPHLWLDPTYGVRYVEKIRDALIALDPAGRAIYTQNTARYIQRIRQADAEVQRCLAAIPQARRKLVSQHESLGYFNRYYRLKSLGSLADFVGQERGPASLARLAQVMKKEGVRVIFVEPQFSQSQARALAEATGARIVRIYSDAFDNTVNSYLKLIQANGQAICTAFK; encoded by the coding sequence ATGCGAAGTATCCTTCGGACGGGATTGGTGCTGGTCTTGGGCCTTGGTATAGCCCAGGCCAGTACCCTTTCAGTCTCGGCGACCACCGGTTTTCTGGCCGACATGGTGCGGAATGTGGGGGGTAGCCGGGTCTCGGTTGTGCAGGTGGTGCCCGATGGCAGCGATCCTCATAGCTTTGAGCCCCGTCCCTCGGTGGTGCGGGCCATTGCTGGTTCTAGGGTTTTGTTTGCCAACGGCCTTTCCCTCGAGCCGTTTTTGGAGAAGCTCGAGGCCCAGCTTCCAGCCGGCGCCCGCGTGGTTAAGCTGGCCGAAGGGATGCCCAACCTGATCGAGGTGGCCGAAAACGAGCCCCACCAGGAAGCCGAGCATGCTCATGAGCACGGTACTTACGACCCCCACCTCTGGCTCGACCCCACCTATGGGGTAAGGTACGTGGAAAAGATACGTGATGCCCTGATAGCCCTGGATCCCGCCGGGCGGGCCATCTATACCCAGAACACGGCCCGGTATATTCAGCGGATTCGCCAGGCTGACGCCGAGGTACAGCGCTGCCTGGCGGCCATTCCCCAGGCCCGGCGCAAGCTGGTTTCCCAGCACGAATCGCTCGGCTACTTTAACCGTTACTACCGCCTCAAAAGCCTGGGCAGCCTCGCCGACTTTGTCGGCCAGGAACGGGGCCCGGCCAGCCTGGCCCGGCTGGCCCAGGTAATGAAAAAAGAAGGTGTGCGGGTGATATTTGTCGAGCCTCAGTTTTCGCAGAGCCAGGCCCGCGCCCTGGCCGAGGCTACCGGGGCCCGCATCGTCCGCATCTATTCCGACGCCTTCGATAATACAGTCAACTCCTATCTCAAGCTGATACAGGCCAACGGTCAGGCCATTTGCACGGCCTTCAAGTAA
- the cmr6 gene encoding type III-B CRISPR module RAMP protein Cmr6 yields MRAARLLLEPPNHAGLALYRYLREHDTSKQAARALLDAIAASSITKVKVYENAFERWKAALSGAVFLEATARTPLAIGLGNASPIENGLSIHHTYGTPYLPGSALKGLMARAARHYGLDERQQEILLGTTQKAAHLVYWDGWLDPSSRQPFQKDVITVHHPDYYSGGQCWPTDFDDPNPVGFLSVKPGTKFCLALSSSSENATDWLYTAAEILRWGLEHLGLGGKTNAGYGYFEVRLPPKPKSQAELGEELYQGYKARIEKIKPNNERGELSFFLQELRDKPAPLRKPTLEAIRKHLQGWRVWNPGRNPQHAEIEQLLGEHT; encoded by the coding sequence ATGAGGGCCGCTAGGCTTCTGCTCGAGCCCCCCAATCATGCCGGGCTGGCGCTGTACAGGTACCTCAGGGAGCACGATACCAGCAAGCAGGCGGCTCGAGCGCTGCTGGACGCAATCGCTGCCAGTTCCATTACAAAGGTAAAGGTCTACGAAAACGCCTTTGAGCGCTGGAAAGCGGCCCTGAGCGGTGCGGTTTTCCTCGAGGCCACCGCCCGCACCCCCCTGGCTATCGGCCTGGGCAACGCCAGCCCCATTGAAAACGGTCTGAGCATTCACCACACCTACGGCACGCCCTACCTTCCGGGCAGCGCCCTCAAGGGCCTGATGGCTCGGGCCGCGCGGCACTACGGCCTGGACGAGCGCCAGCAAGAGATTCTGCTCGGCACAACCCAGAAGGCCGCGCACCTGGTCTACTGGGACGGCTGGCTAGACCCCAGCAGCCGTCAGCCCTTCCAGAAAGACGTCATCACCGTTCACCACCCAGACTACTACAGCGGCGGCCAGTGCTGGCCCACCGACTTCGACGACCCCAACCCGGTGGGCTTTTTGAGCGTGAAGCCGGGAACCAAGTTTTGCCTGGCGCTCTCGAGTTCCTCGGAAAACGCCACGGACTGGCTGTACACCGCAGCGGAGATCTTGCGATGGGGGCTGGAACACCTGGGCCTGGGGGGCAAGACCAACGCGGGCTATGGGTATTTCGAGGTGAGGCTGCCCCCCAAGCCTAAAAGCCAGGCCGAGCTGGGCGAGGAACTGTACCAGGGTTACAAAGCCCGAATCGAAAAAATCAAGCCCAACAACGAGCGCGGTGAATTGAGCTTCTTCCTCCAGGAGTTGCGCGATAAGCCAGCCCCTTTGCGCAAGCCCACCCTCGAGGCCATCCGTAAGCACCTGCAAGGGTGGAGGGTGTGGAACCCTGGCAGAAACCCCCAGCACGCCGAAATAGAGCAGTTATTGGGAGAGCATACGTGA
- the cas2 gene encoding CRISPR-associated endonuclease Cas2, protein MERLDILVTYDVNVTSADGQARLARVAKICKNFGQRVQMSVFECRVSRAQLEDMEARLLKVIDPDKDSLRIYTLPGGRDKCLRVHGQDRYTDFDDPLVI, encoded by the coding sequence ATGGAACGGCTGGATATTCTGGTGACCTACGACGTAAACGTAACCTCCGCAGACGGCCAGGCACGCCTGGCCCGTGTCGCCAAGATCTGCAAAAACTTCGGTCAGCGGGTGCAGATGTCGGTCTTCGAGTGCCGCGTCTCGCGGGCCCAGCTCGAGGACATGGAAGCCAGGCTGCTAAAGGTGATTGACCCCGACAAAGACAGCCTGCGCATCTACACCCTCCCCGGTGGCCGCGACAAATGTCTGCGGGTGCACGGCCAGGACAGGTATACCGACTTCGACGATCCACTGGTAATCTAG
- a CDS encoding YIP1 family protein — translation MNTTPSITDTLMNMVNQSIQVLSKPSVATFEQFENKGTLREAVIYVLVASIITGLLSLGSGLGGFLNGIIGTIIGFLVFTYLVHYVGKSQGGTGSLDNVAYTFALFWAPINVLVAVVSLILIITLIGIFLIPLLVIVALFINVYFAYLAVQSSMNLRESSKIWITLGVAFVGTLVASMVIAAILS, via the coding sequence ATGAATACCACGCCGTCCATTACCGACACCCTGATGAATATGGTCAACCAGAGTATCCAGGTGCTCAGTAAACCCAGTGTGGCGACCTTTGAGCAATTTGAGAATAAAGGCACCCTCCGTGAAGCCGTTATCTACGTTCTGGTTGCCTCCATCATCACCGGCTTGCTTAGCCTGGGCAGTGGTTTGGGCGGATTTTTGAACGGTATTATCGGCACGATTATCGGGTTCTTGGTTTTTACTTACTTGGTGCACTACGTAGGGAAGTCGCAGGGGGGAACGGGATCGCTGGACAATGTGGCTTATACCTTTGCCTTATTTTGGGCCCCCATTAACGTGCTGGTTGCGGTAGTGAGCCTGATTCTGATTATCACGCTGATCGGTATTTTCCTAATTCCTCTGCTGGTTATTGTCGCATTGTTTATAAATGTTTACTTTGCTTATCTGGCGGTTCAGTCGAGCATGAACCTGCGCGAAAGCAGCAAAATCTGGATTACTCTAGGGGTGGCTTTTGTGGGAACTCTGGTTGCGAGTATGGTGATTGCTGCAATATTGTCCTGA
- a CDS encoding YibE/F family protein, giving the protein MKEAELPTETVDFRIGQLVVIYEVDGKTYLAEPYRLHYLWALLGLFVLATIALGRGKGLRGLLGTAASMGVLAYVVVPQIAAGNNPLLVTFVGAFGILALSIYFVHGINRKTSAALIGTTIAALIALVLSTLLTEWMQFTGLTSEEAFLARFQLGGNLDLVSLYLAGVVVGALGALNDVTVTQAAVVQALLQVNSRYSVRELYTRGMAVGFDHIGSLVNTLILAYAAGALPLLLLINQSDVPLALLLNNETFAAEIVTMLVGSLALVLAVPLTTLVAAWLLRGRKLDYIERRWPGA; this is encoded by the coding sequence ATGAAAGAAGCTGAGCTGCCCACAGAAACAGTAGATTTTCGCATCGGGCAGTTGGTAGTAATCTACGAGGTTGACGGGAAAACCTACCTTGCCGAACCCTACAGACTGCATTACCTGTGGGCCTTACTGGGGCTTTTTGTCCTGGCGACCATCGCGCTAGGGCGCGGCAAGGGCTTGCGGGGCTTGTTGGGAACGGCAGCCAGTATGGGGGTCTTGGCCTACGTGGTGGTGCCTCAAATTGCCGCGGGCAACAATCCGCTGCTGGTTACCTTTGTGGGGGCTTTTGGTATCCTGGCGCTTTCAATATATTTTGTTCACGGTATTAACCGAAAAACCTCCGCTGCCCTCATTGGCACCACTATAGCTGCGCTAATAGCTCTGGTGCTTTCGACGCTTTTGACCGAGTGGATGCAATTTACTGGCCTAACCTCGGAAGAGGCTTTTTTAGCCCGATTTCAGCTCGGGGGCAACCTGGATCTGGTCTCGCTCTACCTGGCTGGGGTGGTTGTTGGAGCGCTGGGTGCGCTCAACGATGTAACCGTTACACAGGCGGCAGTCGTGCAGGCCCTACTTCAAGTCAACTCGCGCTACAGCGTACGGGAGCTGTACACCCGCGGCATGGCAGTGGGCTTTGACCACATCGGCAGCCTGGTCAATACCCTTATTCTGGCCTATGCAGCAGGGGCGCTCCCTTTGCTGCTATTGATTAACCAAAGTGATGTTCCGCTGGCTTTGCTGCTCAACAACGAAACCTTTGCTGCCGAAATCGTAACCATGCTGGTAGGTTCACTGGCCCTGGTATTGGCCGTTCCCCTCACTACCCTGGTAGCCGCATGGCTGTTGCGGGGGCGCAAGCTCGACTACATCGAGCGCAGGTGGCCTGGGGCCTAG
- the cas1c gene encoding type I-C CRISPR-associated endonuclease Cas1c has translation MNSEVLNTLYIQTQGVYLRLEGDTLRIEHEDVTLRNVPLHHLGGLALFGNVLVSPYLLHRCAQDGLEVAWFSESGRFQGRLAGPVAGNVLLRQAQYRALDNPSSSLYLAQRFVEGKLKNARLVLQRAVRERGETEALALALYEHEAALRQLPQARSLDEVRGLEGNAASAYFAAFGDLLLSGEFRFDGRNKRPPRDPVNALLSFVYALLTTQCTAALEGVGLDPQAGFLHALRPGRHALALDLMEEFRAWWADRLTLSLLNRKQLTLEHFETRPGGAVLLNEEGRKVVIVAFQTRRLETVQHPLFKEPVPVGLLPHIQARLLARYLRGDLPQYLPFVGR, from the coding sequence ATGAACAGCGAAGTATTGAACACCCTTTACATACAAACCCAGGGCGTGTATCTGCGCCTCGAGGGCGATACCCTGCGCATCGAGCACGAAGACGTAACCCTGCGCAACGTACCCCTGCACCACCTGGGGGGCCTGGCGCTGTTTGGCAACGTGCTGGTTTCGCCTTACCTGCTGCACCGCTGCGCCCAGGACGGCCTCGAGGTGGCCTGGTTCAGCGAGTCGGGCCGCTTCCAGGGTCGGCTTGCGGGCCCGGTTGCGGGCAATGTGCTGCTGCGGCAGGCCCAGTACCGCGCGCTGGACAACCCCTCGAGCAGCCTTTACCTGGCCCAGCGCTTTGTAGAGGGCAAACTCAAAAACGCCCGCCTGGTGCTGCAACGGGCGGTGCGGGAGCGCGGCGAAACCGAGGCCCTGGCTCTGGCCCTCTACGAGCACGAAGCCGCGCTGCGCCAGCTTCCGCAGGCCCGCTCGTTGGACGAAGTACGGGGCCTCGAGGGCAACGCGGCCAGCGCCTACTTTGCGGCCTTTGGCGACCTTTTGCTCTCGGGCGAGTTCCGCTTCGATGGCCGCAACAAACGACCCCCGCGCGACCCGGTGAACGCCCTGCTCAGCTTCGTATATGCCCTGCTCACCACCCAGTGCACCGCGGCGCTCGAGGGGGTGGGGCTCGACCCCCAGGCCGGCTTCTTGCACGCCCTGCGCCCCGGACGCCACGCGCTCGCACTCGACCTGATGGAAGAGTTCCGGGCCTGGTGGGCCGATCGGCTGACCCTATCGCTCCTGAACCGCAAGCAACTGACCCTCGAGCACTTCGAGACACGCCCCGGTGGGGCTGTTTTGCTGAACGAGGAAGGCCGAAAAGTGGTAATTGTAGCCTTCCAGACACGCCGCCTGGAAACCGTGCAGCACCCCCTGTTCAAAGAACCTGTTCCGGTGGGGCTGCTACCACATATTCAGGCCCGCCTGCTGGCCCGCTATTTGCGGGGCGACCTTCCGCAGTACCTACCTTTTGTGGGGCGATAG
- the cmr3 gene encoding type III-B CRISPR module-associated protein Cmr3 gives MPERVLEIQALTPQFWRDGRPFSAADGTETAAQSLPLPLPITVAGFVRTQIGLAQKVNWGNYQFLRSLHGLPIYGPLLARREEIVLPAPRDALVYQKEGHNKIMRLQPFRPVGGCNLPNGLMPLRVSEDVKPQPGYSLWRQTDMEQWLLGETTLPEPMAGLPSEQRIHVAMDPSKGKAREGQLFSASYRALEQVQDGQYIPYTLRARAALPEGHQPQLLGFLGGESRPVALRVREELSRYWWDCPKSIQEAFAGLAKGQLIRMVLATPALFEDGWKPGWLKKPGEQHLPRGLAKVRLRLVAAAVGRREPVSGWSLRNNRPKPVRWMVPAGSVYFFELLEGDPSAVLESWLRPVSDSEQDRKDGFGLALWGVGSYAD, from the coding sequence GTGCCTGAACGTGTTCTGGAAATTCAAGCCCTCACCCCCCAGTTTTGGCGCGATGGAAGGCCCTTTAGCGCCGCCGATGGAACCGAGACAGCCGCGCAAAGCCTGCCTTTACCCTTACCCATCACAGTAGCGGGTTTTGTTCGAACTCAGATTGGCCTGGCCCAGAAGGTCAACTGGGGCAACTACCAGTTCCTTCGGAGCCTGCACGGCCTACCCATTTATGGCCCTTTGCTGGCCCGCAGGGAAGAAATTGTGCTGCCCGCACCACGCGATGCGCTGGTTTACCAGAAGGAAGGCCATAACAAAATTATGCGCTTGCAACCTTTCAGGCCGGTGGGGGGATGCAACCTGCCCAATGGCCTGATGCCGCTCCGGGTGAGCGAAGATGTCAAACCCCAGCCCGGTTACAGCCTATGGCGGCAGACCGATATGGAGCAGTGGCTACTAGGGGAGACTACTCTGCCTGAGCCGATGGCGGGCCTGCCCAGCGAGCAGCGTATCCATGTGGCAATGGATCCATCCAAGGGCAAGGCCCGGGAAGGCCAGCTTTTTAGCGCGAGCTACCGGGCTCTCGAGCAAGTGCAGGACGGGCAGTACATCCCCTATACCCTGCGGGCCAGGGCCGCCCTACCCGAAGGCCACCAGCCCCAGCTTCTGGGCTTTTTGGGGGGTGAGTCGCGCCCAGTAGCGTTGCGGGTGCGCGAGGAACTATCCCGCTACTGGTGGGACTGCCCCAAAAGTATCCAGGAAGCCTTTGCCGGGCTTGCCAAGGGCCAGCTAATCCGCATGGTTTTAGCCACGCCGGCCCTGTTCGAAGACGGCTGGAAGCCCGGGTGGTTGAAAAAGCCGGGTGAACAGCACCTGCCCCGGGGGCTGGCAAAGGTCAGGCTGCGGCTGGTGGCCGCAGCGGTGGGGCGGCGGGAGCCGGTCTCGGGCTGGAGCCTGCGCAACAACCGACCCAAGCCGGTGCGCTGGATGGTGCCCGCGGGCAGCGTCTACTTCTTCGAGCTGCTGGAGGGCGATCCCAGCGCGGTGCTGGAAAGCTGGTTGCGTCCAGTTTCGGATAGCGAGCAAGACCGTAAGGACGGCTTTGGTCTTGCCTTATGGGGGGTGGGAAGTTATGCAGACTAA
- a CDS encoding N-acetylmuramoyl-L-alanine amidase, which yields MRCIFAVIVCLSALGFAQPSVGTENGLTRLVFSLPSGAKFGLVRQGNEVSIRFQGTPPRSLRTLLNTPQVAGYRAAPSPGGSTYVVTLKTGTSYRTLELSNPRRLVLEVRSSTAARTRPRAKAPAPVVVLDPGHGGIDPGAIGFVQEAAVALDVALRTKRLLEARGVQVVLTRADNSHLSVSKATDLGLRAAMANSKRTLFVSIHANAAERAAQGIEVYYFGEAIDQRLLSKAILENGGGALGQRLTQEARGVAQRLMSDLLAQANLKFSEQLALKTLRAMVRETGAVSRGVQTAPFYVIRNARIPAVLVEIGFVNHPVEGKKLGTSAYRARLANGLAAGIITFLNSGNVQR from the coding sequence ATGCGGTGTATTTTTGCGGTGATTGTATGTCTGTCGGCGCTGGGCTTTGCTCAGCCTTCAGTCGGCACAGAAAATGGTCTTACCCGTTTGGTATTCAGCCTGCCCAGTGGAGCAAAGTTTGGTCTAGTTCGTCAGGGTAACGAAGTTTCCATTCGCTTCCAGGGCACCCCACCTCGCAGCCTGCGTACCCTGCTCAACACCCCACAGGTGGCGGGCTACCGGGCTGCCCCCAGTCCGGGGGGCTCGACCTATGTCGTGACCCTCAAGACAGGTACAAGCTACCGCACCCTCGAGCTTTCCAATCCCCGTCGTCTGGTGCTCGAGGTGCGCAGCAGCACTGCCGCCCGCACCCGACCCCGTGCCAAAGCACCCGCGCCGGTGGTGGTGCTCGATCCCGGTCACGGGGGCATAGACCCCGGCGCCATAGGCTTCGTACAGGAAGCAGCCGTAGCGCTCGACGTGGCCCTGCGCACAAAGCGGCTGCTCGAGGCCCGGGGTGTCCAGGTAGTTCTTACCCGAGCCGACAACTCCCACCTCTCGGTCAGTAAAGCCACCGACCTGGGGCTTCGTGCCGCCATGGCCAACAGTAAGCGCACCCTGTTTGTCTCTATTCACGCCAACGCCGCCGAGCGGGCCGCCCAGGGTATTGAGGTGTACTACTTCGGTGAGGCCATCGATCAGCGGCTTTTGTCTAAGGCCATCCTGGAAAACGGTGGGGGCGCCCTTGGGCAGCGTCTGACCCAGGAAGCCCGCGGCGTAGCCCAGCGGCTCATGAGCGACCTGCTGGCCCAGGCCAACCTCAAGTTTTCCGAGCAACTGGCCCTCAAAACCCTGCGGGCAATGGTGCGCGAAACCGGCGCGGTAAGCCGCGGGGTTCAGACTGCCCCCTTCTACGTGATTCGCAATGCCCGTATTCCGGCCGTTCTGGTCGAGATTGGCTTTGTTAATCATCCAGTCGAGGGTAAAAAACTTGGCACCAGCGCTTACCGCGCCCGGCTGGCCAACGGGCTGGCCGCAGGCATTATCACTTTTTTGAACAGCGGCAATGTCCAGCGCTAA
- a CDS encoding peptidylprolyl isomerase yields the protein MKLVYELWVEGHKLEGTDGHPKTVLMGHATGLPPGLEAALLDKEPGHYRITLPPEPHNPALRVEVSASELPEPPRLGGGYSGEGPEGQPLLYRVVAIEGERVTLDANSPLAGKALEYRLTILSVRPAEPEELEHGHVHGEGGVQH from the coding sequence GTGAAACTGGTGTATGAGCTGTGGGTGGAAGGGCACAAACTCGAGGGCACCGACGGTCACCCCAAAACTGTGTTGATGGGCCATGCAACCGGGCTACCCCCTGGCCTCGAGGCCGCCCTGCTGGATAAAGAGCCCGGTCATTACCGGATAACGCTTCCGCCAGAACCACACAACCCAGCACTGCGGGTAGAGGTTTCGGCCAGCGAACTGCCCGAGCCACCTCGGCTGGGGGGCGGTTATAGCGGGGAGGGGCCGGAGGGCCAGCCCCTGCTATACCGCGTGGTGGCTATCGAGGGTGAGCGGGTCACCCTGGACGCCAACTCACCTCTGGCCGGTAAAGCCCTCGAGTATCGTTTGACTATCCTCAGCGTTCGACCCGCGGAGCCAGAAGAGCTCGAGCACGGCCACGTTCACGGTGAGGGAGGTGTGCAACACTAG